The Macaca mulatta isolate MMU2019108-1 chromosome 19, T2T-MMU8v2.0, whole genome shotgun sequence sequence atagcccaggctgcagtgcagtggcgtgatctcggctcactgcagcctccaacctctgcatccccggttcaagcgattctcctgtctcggccttcccAGTAGCAGAGATTATAGGCCCGTGCCACCaagcgtggctaatttttgtatttttagtagagacggagtttcaccatgttggccaggctggtcttggacccctgagctcaggcaatccgcccgcttgggccacccaaagtgctgggattacaggcgtgagccatagttGTTGCTTCTTTAATGGTGCACTCAAGGCATTTTGTTGCTGGCTCAACACCCCTTTCAGGCCTTCACTGACCTATGCCACACGGCACTTGCGCCCAGGGATAAAGAGCCGGATCAGCTTCTGCTCACCCCAGTCCTCTTGCCAGAAAGGCCCTCTGGCCTTTGTCCAGTTGCTGGACGCTGCCTCTTCTTTCTGGTTGGTCTCCTCCTCCAGGAGGCATTCGCGAACGCCCCAGTGGAGCCACACGGTCCATGCCTCTTCCACTTATTTCCCCAGGGCTCACATTCCACAACTACTAAATCAACACCGACAGACTCATAAGCAGCCCCTTCCTCGTCCTTTTTTCCCTCCGGAGCTCGGGAACGTCTGCCGGGGATGAGGGGGACTCGCAGACCACCCCCCGCCAGGCGGAGGTTGGGGGCCGTCACCTGGCCAGGTGTCCGGGGACCGGCTCGGGCGGCTGACACCGCAGTCCACGAGAAGCGAGGAGGATGCTTGGACTGTGGGCAGGATCGCTGGCAGGGGAGGCCCTGCCCGGAAGGCGGGATTTGGGGACGATCCCCATTCCTACCAGCCGCAGACGCGGAGCGCACAGGAGTCGCCGCAGCCCCAGCCCGTGCACCCACAGCGGAGCCGAGGCCGCGACTCCGGGCCTGTTGGCCGGAACCCGCAGCTGTGTCCCAGGCTGTCCAGGTTGCGGCTACCCCTTAGAGCCCCCGGCCCCGCACTACTCTGCGGTGGCTTGGAGACTCCGGGTCATCACGCCCCTCCGCCAAGGCGGACGCCGGACCCTCCGCTGCACATGCGCGCCCACTGCGGCGCAGTCGCTGCGCATGCGTATGCTTCCAccgcctccatctcccagaaAACCCCGCGATGTAGTGCTCCACCGCTTCCTTCCTCAGGTTGCGTTAGCCGCGACGATGGCGCCCTCTAGCGGCAGCAGGTAGGCAGTGGGGGTCCTGGGCGTGGCTGTGTGCCCGTGTTCTGGGAGGATACCTGGCGCCGACCTTGAAGGGACCTGAACGTGAGAGGGAAAAACGCTCGTGATGCCAAGGCTTGGGCAGCGGACAGCCAAAATCCTGAAACCCCGAGATGCTC is a genomic window containing:
- the LOC114674224 gene encoding uncharacterized protein LOC114674224, translating into MLGLWAGSLAGEALPGRRDLGTIPIPTSRRRGAHRSRRSPSPCTHSGAEAATPGLLAGTRSCVPGCPGCGYPLEPPAPHYSAVAWRLRVITPLRQGGRRTLRCTCAPTAAQSLRMRMLPPPPSPRKPRDVVLHRFLPQVALAATMAPSSGSSFCSQFSFGLAEPRFGVS